In bacterium, the following are encoded in one genomic region:
- a CDS encoding class II fructose-bisphosphate aldolase, whose protein sequence is METLREIIADAVKRKIALGHFNISDIAGLKAVVEAAVEVSRELGEKVPVIIGTSEGEREFIGAENAVSLVRNMREELGHPIFLNADHTYSLDKVRDAALLGYDSIIFDGAKLSLEENIAQTRAAVELAKKINPDIIVEGELGYIGQSSALLEKLPEGVQISEEDLTTPEDALRFVKETGVDLFAPAVGNVHGMLVSGMEPALNINRIREIAEAVGVPLVLHGGSGSKDAEFVAAAKSGCAIIHISTEIRLAWRKGLEKAFTEKPKEVAPYKLLSYSVEAMKQVVAQRLKLFRS, encoded by the coding sequence ATGGAAACATTACGTGAAATAATCGCCGACGCGGTAAAGCGCAAGATTGCGCTCGGGCATTTTAATATTTCCGACATCGCGGGGCTTAAAGCCGTTGTTGAGGCGGCGGTTGAGGTTTCAAGAGAGCTCGGTGAAAAAGTGCCGGTTATTATCGGGACTTCAGAGGGCGAGCGGGAGTTTATCGGCGCGGAAAACGCGGTGTCCTTGGTGCGCAACATGCGCGAGGAGCTTGGCCACCCGATTTTTTTGAATGCCGACCATACCTATTCGTTGGATAAAGTGCGTGACGCGGCGCTCTTGGGCTACGATTCCATTATTTTTGATGGAGCAAAATTATCGCTTGAGGAAAACATTGCGCAAACGCGGGCGGCGGTGGAGCTGGCGAAAAAAATAAATCCGGACATTATCGTTGAAGGTGAGCTGGGATATATCGGTCAATCTTCGGCGCTGCTTGAAAAACTGCCTGAAGGCGTTCAGATTTCCGAAGAAGACTTGACCACACCTGAGGACGCTTTGCGGTTCGTGAAAGAAACCGGCGTGGACTTGTTTGCGCCCGCGGTTGGGAACGTACACGGCATGCTTGTTTCGGGAATGGAGCCGGCGCTTAATATTAATCGTATCCGTGAAATTGCGGAAGCGGTTGGGGTGCCGCTGGTGTTGCATGGCGGATCGGGTTCAAAAGACGCGGAGTTCGTCGCTGCCGCAAAAAGCGGTTGCGCCATTATTCATATTAGTACCGAAATTCGTTTAGCGTGGAGAAAGGGCTTGGAAAAAGCATTTACTGAAAAACCGAAAGAAGTTGCGCCGTATAAATTACTTTCATATTCAGTGGAGGCGATGAAGCAAGTTGTCGCGCAGCGGCTGAAACTTTTTCGGTCCTAG
- a CDS encoding carbohydrate kinase family protein — protein sequence MFDVITIGTATRDVFLQSPAFKAVKDEHFTSATGFPSGEAECFALGKKIEIGKPVFTTGGGSANSAVTFARQGFSTAAIITLGKDETSKDVLTDLKKEGVKPIVSYIKDLHTAYSTILLSETGERTILVYRGAADYLGRVALPKLHAKAVYIAPGAIPVERMQRLVDHFHGQGAFLAMNPSGYYVKLGIAAMRPILEKLDVVVVNREEAATLTGVAFDDEKNIFRKLDELVPGIAVMTDGQHGVTVSDGKSLYKSGIFAEQKLVDRTGAGDAFGSGFAAALLRSESIKAQKQESKKIIFSEEEIKFAIRLGSANATSVVEYIGAKEGILTKAKFDESPRWKNLDVTVQSL from the coding sequence ATGTTTGACGTCATAACCATCGGCACGGCGACGCGCGATGTATTTTTGCAAAGCCCGGCGTTTAAAGCGGTGAAGGATGAGCATTTCACTTCTGCCACCGGATTTCCATCGGGTGAGGCGGAGTGCTTTGCATTGGGGAAAAAAATTGAAATCGGGAAGCCGGTGTTCACGACTGGCGGAGGTTCGGCAAACAGCGCGGTAACATTTGCTCGTCAGGGATTTTCTACTGCGGCAATCATCACGCTAGGCAAGGATGAAACGAGCAAAGATGTACTTACGGATTTAAAAAAAGAAGGCGTGAAGCCGATTGTCTCGTATATTAAAGATCTGCATACCGCCTACTCCACTATTTTGCTTTCGGAAACCGGCGAGCGGACGATTTTAGTTTATCGTGGCGCGGCGGATTATCTGGGCCGCGTGGCGTTGCCGAAGTTGCATGCGAAAGCCGTGTATATCGCGCCCGGGGCGATACCGGTTGAACGGATGCAGCGCCTCGTTGATCATTTTCATGGTCAAGGCGCCTTTCTTGCTATGAATCCCTCGGGGTATTATGTAAAGCTTGGCATTGCGGCGATGCGGCCGATTTTGGAAAAGCTGGATGTGGTTGTCGTGAATCGTGAAGAAGCCGCGACATTGACCGGCGTTGCGTTTGACGATGAGAAAAATATTTTCCGGAAGTTAGATGAACTGGTTCCGGGTATTGCAGTGATGACCGATGGCCAACATGGCGTAACGGTTTCCGACGGAAAGAGTTTGTATAAGTCCGGTATTTTTGCGGAGCAAAAACTTGTTGACCGCACTGGAGCGGGAGACGCATTCGGGAGCGGGTTTGCGGCGGCGCTTTTGCGGAGTGAAAGCATAAAAGCACAAAAGCAAGAAAGCAAAAAAATTATATTTAGCGAAGAGGAAATTAAGTTCGCAATCCGATTAGGAAGCGCGAATGCGACTTCGGTTGTGGAATATATCGGCGCGAAGGAGGGGATATTAACCAAGGCGAAATTTGATGAGTCGCCAAGATGGAAGAATTTGGACGTTACGGTGCAGAGTTTATAA